GAAATTCATCAACGGAAATGACTCTCATCTCAACAAATATTAATGCGTCACAAAAATTAATGTAAATAGTAGGGGCCGATCGTCTAGCCTGGTAGGATACGGCATTGGCATTGCCGAGGTCGTGGGTTCGAATCCCACTCGGTCCATATCATTTCTGTATGGATTTATGGTTCCTTCTCCATTACAATGGTATCCTCAATGCAGATATCACCAATTGAAAATCAGCAAAATTTTCACGTACATATAGATCCATATTCAAAGTTTATGTAGTCTTAAATACTTGCACGTGATGATAATGCCAATTGTCTGCAACTGCTGATCCCGGATCTCCTCCTACAGAACAAATATCATTTAATGCGTGGAAAACGCTTTTATTATTGGCCAGTACTATTGTGATGTTTCTCTTTCTCAATACTGCCATGGCACCGGCTATTCCGGTTATAGCTGAGGATTTTCAAATTTCCGAAGCTCTTTCATCCTGGGTGATGACAGCATACATGGTGTCAGGAGCTGTTATGACAGTGGTAATGGGAAGGTTGTCAGACCTTGTTGGAGCCAAGAAAATGCTAATGATTATGATGACATGTTTTACTGTAGGAACTATCTTGGCACCATTTGCTAATGACATATCAACCCTCATTGCCATTAGAGCACTTCAGGGAATAGCAATAGCTAGTACTCCGATTTCAACTAAATTAATAAGAGACCAGTTCCCTAAGAGCAAATTTCCAATCGGCATGAGTATATATCTTGCCGCCTATTCTGGTGGCATGGCGCTAGGGGCCGTGTTAGGACCCGTAGTAGCTGCAAACGCAGGTTGGCAGGCTAATTTCTACTTCTGCGCTCCTATTGCAGTAGTTTTGTTACTTGCATGCTGGAAGTTCATTCACGTCGATGAAAGTAAGAAGATACACGAGCATGATCATGTTGACACAGCTTCAAATGATATTCCTACTAAGGCTCAGAAGCAGACTGGAAAACAACGTATAGACTTTATAGGTATTATAACTATGGCTGTGACACTCGTCAGTTTTCTCATAGCAATAACATATAGTGGATCAATGGCCACTAATCCAATAGCGTTTGTAGTTCCTCTCGCCATAGGTGCTATCTTTCTTATGCTTTTCCTAATTGTGGAAAAGCGAGTAAAATATCCGTTGGTTAACTTGAAATTAGTTTTTCATCCAGTTATTTTTGTTGGAAACATCA
This Candidatus Nitrosocosmicus oleophilus DNA region includes the following protein-coding sequences:
- a CDS encoding MFS transporter, with translation MSATADPGSPPTEQISFNAWKTLLLLASTIVMFLFLNTAMAPAIPVIAEDFQISEALSSWVMTAYMVSGAVMTVVMGRLSDLVGAKKMLMIMMTCFTVGTILAPFANDISTLIAIRALQGIAIASTPISTKLIRDQFPKSKFPIGMSIYLAAYSGGMALGAVLGPVVAANAGWQANFYFCAPIAVVLLLACWKFIHVDESKKIHEHDHVDTASNDIPTKAQKQTGKQRIDFIGIITMAVTLVSFLIAITYSGSMATNPIAFVVPLAIGAIFLMLFLIVEKRVKYPLVNLKLVFHPVIFVGNITMLMFGILQYFVITGIPALGSAPSPSGLGLEPENVGFLQLAFGLSMMIFGPIFGLIIAKRRGLNTKLLVPGIVIAAVSFLLLLLFHSSSQAINGALFIFGIAGALLPTTFINTIIAFSPKEFTGISSAVTNMMRIVGGAIGPVITTVILTSVTVSITVDNVEGSYPSPVAFNIVFGIGLVMAIVSVVLALRMKHLATKMTPLTTKDIT